The following DNA comes from Camelina sativa cultivar DH55 chromosome 14, Cs, whole genome shotgun sequence.
GTTCCTTTGCAATGAATCTGCATGGCTCTCTTTTTTCCTCTAATAGAAACTTACTTCGTCGGCAGTATCAATCGAACCACatgtttttttcattctttaaaTCATTTAATTCTAATTTAAGACATTTTTTCTCAAAGTATAATGagaagaatataaacaagtgaTATATAAGATCATCACTCTGGTCGAagcacaaaatatatatagtattagtcTCGCAACATTTCGGTATggattcaaataattaattagaataGAATATAATCTAATTTTGGATCGAGGAAGAGAAGAATATGACTCTTGAGAGACAAGTTCTTCGATCTCCACTCTTTCGTATTTACCATTACCCTCACTTCTTCAAATGATACTCGAACCAAGTATATAAAATGCTATTtgattattaaaacattttcaaatttttgttactTTCAAATCTATGAAATTATACTGTGATCAGTTTCATAGAAGagtaaaataaaacattgattgtcccttatattagtaaaaaaacgTATGTACGTGCGGTTTGCTAATATAAGCCATTTGGTCCAAAAAGTCTTGCATGTAGCGGTCTAGATTTGTCCAGAGTTTCTTATGTAGTGGAGATTCGCCCCTATTCAAGTAATGAGTTGCATTATCATCCACGTGTCTCGTTAATTCATTTAATCGAATGCAGATTAGTTGAACACTTTTACGAAAATTTCATAATCATCAATCCAACAATAATATGCAAATCATAATATTATTCATCTTGATAGCCACACCAGTTATACATCCCGCGTAACGTAAATAAAGATACTTAAATAAAACTTAGACACACATATAGATCTGTTCcagtttaatttaaattgttagATTATTCTATATAAATACGAACCTTGTGAGCTATAAGAGATTATGGAAGAAGATTCTCATCAGTCTCCTTTAAGATATTAACAAGAGTGTCGATGATGAATTGTGGATCGTCGATGTCAAGGCTAATCTTCTTGCATTCGATGGTCCACCCACCTGGCTACCGTCTCCGTCTTCTTTAGGCGTAACGGTGATTGTTGCTTTGACCGACTTGTATTTTTCTGAGATCAGACAGCCGCTCATTTTGATCGTCACTGTTCTCTTCTCCGAATCTATCGACTCAAACTCCTCCTCGGCTACGATGgaacatataataaatattgGTTAAGGTTTTTGATCGATGATCAAGAAGTATAAATGAAATATGGACGAGTTGATTATTTACCTATTCTGTCAGTAGGGGAGATGATGTCGTCGGTGAAAGATTTAAAGAATCTGGCTGCCTGAGACTTAATGTCAAGCTCCCCATACCAAGTTCCATGTAGTGCCATTTTCTAAATCTTTTTCTGTTTGCCTTGTAGGATGTTTTGTGGGTTTGATGATTGTAATCTTTTCTACCAGTGCGTATATTTATAGAGAGTTTATGAGAATTGCATTAACTATTTTCACCTAACCACCCCACCCATTTAACATTTTCACACTTCACCCACTCAGTTAACTAATGTGGCACatgggaaaataaataaaacgaaCGGACCAAATTAAATGATAACACATCTGCCCTAGTGTATATCAATGAACTCCAATGAAGAGTGGTTTACgcaattatttagttttaa
Coding sequences within:
- the LOC104741090 gene encoding uncharacterized protein At1g24000-like, whose amino-acid sequence is MALHGTWYGELDIKSQAARFFKSFTDDIISPTDRIAEEEFESIDSEKRTVTIKMSGCLISEKYKSVKATITVTPKEDGDGSQVGGPSNARRLALTSTIHNSSSTLLLIS